Proteins encoded in a region of the Streptomyces sp. NBC_00258 genome:
- a CDS encoding DUF397 domain-containing protein, translating to MPAPLPRSLPSSTRLHGVRWQRSSRSTGMNNCVETARPGSGPWAGLLAVRDSKNTSGPALLFAPAAWEGFIAALR from the coding sequence ATGCCCGCCCCCCTGCCTCGGTCCCTACCTTCGAGCACCCGTCTGCACGGTGTGCGGTGGCAGCGCAGCAGCCGCAGCACGGGAATGAACAACTGCGTCGAGACGGCCCGTCCGGGATCCGGACCATGGGCCGGACTGCTCGCGGTGCGCGACTCGAAGAACACGTCGGGACCCGCCCTGCTCTTCGCCCCCGCCGCCTGGGAGGGATTTATCGCCGCGCTTCGATGA
- a CDS encoding urease subunit gamma produces the protein MQLTPHEQERLLIHVAADVAEKRRARGLKLNHPEAVALITSHILEGARDGRTVAELMASGRKILTREDVMEGIPEMIHDVQVEATFPDGTKLVTVHDPIV, from the coding sequence GTGCAACTGACGCCGCACGAGCAGGAGAGGCTGCTCATTCATGTGGCCGCCGATGTGGCCGAGAAGCGCCGTGCCCGGGGGCTGAAGCTGAACCACCCCGAGGCCGTCGCCCTGATCACCTCGCACATCCTCGAAGGGGCCCGGGACGGCCGTACCGTTGCCGAGCTGATGGCCTCCGGGCGCAAGATCCTCACCCGCGAGGACGTCATGGAGGGCATCCCCGAGATGATCCACGACGTCCAGGTGGAGGCCACCTTCCCGGACGGCACCAAGCTCGTCACCGTCCACGACCCGATCGTCTGA
- a CDS encoding urease subunit alpha — translation MPEISRAAYADLFGPTTGDRIRLADTDLLIEIEEDRSGGPGRAGDEAVFGGGKVIRESMGQSRATRADGTPDTVITGAVIIDHWGIIKADVGIRDGRITGIGKAGNPDTMDGVHPDLVIGPETEIIAGNGRILTAGAIDAHVHLICPQIADEALASGITTLIGGGTGPAEGSKATTVTPGPWHLARMLEAMEEYPLNFGLLGKGNTVSQEAMLSQLRGGALGLKLHEDWGSTPAVIDAALTVADRTGAQIAIHTDTLNEAGFVADTLAAIAGRTIHAYHTEGAGGGHAPDIMSVVSEAHVLPSSTNPTRPYTVNTAEEHLDMLMVCHHLNAAVPEDLAFAESRIRPTTIGAEDILHDLGAISIISSDAQAMGRVGEVIMRTWQTAHVMKRRRGALPGDGRADNRRVRRYVAKYTINPALAQGLAREVGSVETGKLADLVLWEPAFFGVKPHLVVKGGQIAYAQMGDANASIPTPQPILPRPMFGAIGRAPASNSFNFVAPIAIEDGLPERLGLGKRFVSIESTRGVTKADMRENDARPRVQVDPDSFAVTIDGELVEATPAAELPMAQRYFLF, via the coding sequence ATGCCTGAGATCTCGCGTGCCGCGTACGCCGACCTGTTCGGCCCCACCACCGGCGACCGCATCCGGCTCGCCGACACCGATCTGCTGATCGAGATCGAGGAGGATCGTTCCGGCGGCCCCGGACGTGCCGGTGACGAGGCCGTGTTCGGCGGTGGCAAGGTCATCCGCGAGTCGATGGGCCAGTCGCGTGCTACGCGCGCAGACGGCACCCCGGACACCGTCATCACGGGTGCGGTGATCATCGACCACTGGGGGATCATCAAGGCCGACGTGGGCATCCGCGACGGCCGGATCACCGGCATCGGCAAGGCGGGCAACCCGGACACCATGGACGGGGTGCACCCGGACCTGGTGATCGGCCCGGAGACCGAGATCATCGCGGGGAACGGGCGGATCCTGACCGCGGGGGCCATCGACGCCCATGTGCATCTGATCTGTCCGCAGATCGCCGACGAGGCGCTCGCCTCCGGGATCACGACTCTCATCGGCGGCGGCACCGGTCCGGCCGAGGGCTCCAAGGCGACCACCGTCACGCCCGGTCCCTGGCACCTGGCCCGGATGCTGGAGGCGATGGAGGAGTACCCGCTCAACTTCGGGCTCCTCGGCAAGGGCAACACCGTCTCCCAGGAGGCGATGCTCTCCCAGCTGCGCGGCGGGGCGCTCGGACTCAAGCTGCACGAGGACTGGGGCTCCACGCCCGCCGTCATCGACGCGGCGCTCACGGTGGCGGACCGGACCGGCGCGCAGATCGCCATCCACACGGACACCCTCAACGAGGCCGGGTTCGTGGCCGACACGCTCGCCGCGATCGCGGGGCGCACCATCCACGCGTACCACACGGAGGGCGCCGGCGGCGGGCACGCGCCGGACATCATGAGCGTGGTCTCCGAGGCGCACGTGCTGCCCAGCTCGACCAACCCGACCCGGCCCTACACCGTCAACACCGCCGAGGAACACCTCGACATGCTGATGGTCTGCCACCACCTCAACGCGGCCGTGCCCGAGGACCTCGCCTTCGCCGAGTCCCGGATCCGGCCCACCACCATCGGGGCCGAGGACATCCTGCACGACCTCGGCGCGATCTCGATCATCTCCTCCGACGCGCAGGCCATGGGACGCGTGGGGGAGGTCATCATGCGGACCTGGCAGACGGCCCACGTCATGAAGCGGCGGCGCGGCGCGCTGCCCGGGGACGGGCGCGCGGACAACCGTCGTGTACGTCGCTATGTCGCCAAGTACACGATCAACCCGGCCCTCGCCCAGGGGCTCGCCCGCGAGGTCGGCTCCGTCGAGACCGGGAAGCTCGCCGACCTCGTGCTGTGGGAGCCCGCGTTCTTCGGCGTCAAGCCGCATCTCGTCGTCAAGGGCGGGCAGATCGCGTACGCGCAGATGGGCGACGCCAACGCGTCCATTCCCACACCGCAGCCGATTCTTCCCCGGCCGATGTTCGGGGCGATCGGGCGGGCGCCCGCCTCCAACTCCTTCAACTTCGTTGCGCCGATCGCGATCGAGGACGGGCTGCCGGAGCGGCTGGGGCTCGGCAAGCGGTTCGTGTCGATCGAGTCGACCCGTGGGGTGACCAAGGCGGACATGCGGGAGAACGACGCGCGGCCGCGGGTGCAGGTCGATCCCGACAGCTTCGCCGTCACGATCGACGGGGAGCTGGTGGAGGCCACACCGGCTGCCGAACTGCCCATGGCTCAGAGGTACTTCCTGTTCTGA
- a CDS encoding DUF6328 family protein, with product MGDLHHHEERNETRLERADRNFNELLQELRVTQTGVQILFAFLLTLAFTPRFPSLDSFQRATYVVTLLLSVLAAALFTAPAALHRRLFQQGAKPQVVNASSHLAQIGLGVLAFALSGSVLLVVDVATNRAGGIAAGATTLVVCAGLWALLPHLMQSSAGED from the coding sequence ATGGGCGACCTTCATCACCACGAGGAGCGCAACGAGACCCGGCTCGAGCGCGCCGACCGCAACTTCAACGAACTGCTCCAGGAACTGCGGGTCACGCAGACCGGGGTGCAGATCCTCTTCGCATTCCTGCTCACCCTCGCGTTCACCCCGCGCTTCCCCTCCCTGGACTCGTTCCAGCGCGCCACGTACGTCGTCACGCTGCTGCTCTCGGTGCTGGCCGCCGCGCTCTTCACGGCCCCGGCCGCGCTCCATCGCCGGCTCTTCCAGCAGGGCGCCAAGCCGCAGGTCGTGAACGCCTCCTCGCACCTGGCCCAGATCGGACTCGGCGTGCTCGCGTTCGCCCTCTCCGGTTCGGTCCTGCTCGTCGTGGACGTGGCGACGAACCGGGCGGGCGGTATCGCGGCCGGTGCGACCACGCTGGTCGTCTGCGCGGGGCTGTGGGCGCTCCTCCCCCACCTGATGCAGAGCTCCGCCGGCGAGGACTAG
- a CDS encoding type II toxin-antitoxin system Phd/YefM family antitoxin: MAYEIPVTQARAELADLINRVVYGGERVVVTRHGKPLVALVSAADLERLEKLDAAIEAGVEEPVISAVSSVREVGSAPRERQRFGIAAEHRGPGAS, encoded by the coding sequence ATGGCCTACGAGATTCCGGTGACGCAAGCCAGGGCTGAGCTCGCCGACCTGATCAACCGGGTGGTGTACGGCGGTGAGCGCGTCGTCGTGACGCGGCACGGGAAGCCGCTTGTCGCTCTCGTGTCCGCGGCTGACCTGGAGCGACTCGAGAAACTCGACGCGGCGATCGAGGCGGGGGTGGAGGAGCCGGTGATCAGTGCGGTGTCGAGTGTTCGTGAGGTGGGTTCCGCTCCTCGCGAACGCCAGCGGTTCGGGATTGCCGCGGAGCATCGGGGGCCGGGGGCGTCTTAG
- a CDS encoding urease accessory protein UreD has protein sequence MSAVSGASGVRALARIGARADGRGGTALPTLEGQGPLALRRTRASGSEARVMLVGAMSGPLGGDHFTVEAEVGDGARLHVGSAAATIALPGQAKGEARYDVRLTVAEGGELRWLPEQLISAGGSELCVATCVDLAAGARLVLREEQVLGRANEEPGRLASRLTVRLDGRPLLDQELSCGPGAPGGWDGPAVLAGHRALGQLIVVRPEFGQRPVEVRLLGEYAAITPLAGPGALVTALAPDALRLRRILDEALGALA, from the coding sequence ATGTCCGCGGTGTCCGGGGCGTCCGGAGTGCGTGCCCTCGCGCGGATCGGGGCGCGGGCCGACGGGCGGGGCGGTACCGCGCTGCCCACGCTTGAGGGGCAGGGGCCGCTCGCCCTGCGGCGTACGCGGGCCAGTGGTTCCGAGGCGCGGGTCATGCTGGTCGGGGCGATGAGCGGGCCCCTGGGCGGTGACCACTTCACCGTCGAGGCGGAGGTCGGTGACGGTGCGCGGCTGCACGTCGGGTCGGCCGCCGCCACCATCGCGCTGCCGGGGCAGGCCAAGGGCGAGGCACGCTACGACGTACGGCTCACGGTGGCCGAAGGTGGTGAACTGCGCTGGCTGCCCGAGCAGTTGATCTCCGCCGGTGGTAGTGAGCTGTGCGTGGCCACGTGTGTGGACCTTGCCGCCGGTGCGCGGCTGGTGCTGCGCGAGGAGCAGGTGCTCGGGCGGGCCAACGAGGAGCCCGGGCGGCTTGCCAGTCGGCTCACCGTGCGGCTCGACGGGCGTCCGCTCCTCGACCAGGAGCTCTCCTGCGGACCCGGGGCGCCGGGCGGGTGGGACGGTCCCGCCGTGCTCGCCGGGCATCGCGCGCTCGGGCAACTCATCGTCGTACGACCGGAGTTCGGGCAGCGGCCGGTCGAGGTGCGGTTGCTGGGGGAGTACGCCGCAATCACCCCGCTCGCCGGTCCCGGAGCTCTCGTGACCGCGCTCGCGCCCGACGCGCTGCGCCTGCGGCGCATCCTCGACGAGGCGCTCGGCGCACTCGCCTGA
- a CDS encoding helix-turn-helix domain-containing protein, whose translation MQYGPAVRRRKLGAELRALRARAGLKSGEAARLVGWHQSKVSRIETGRSGVKPADVERLLDAYEVRDAELRELLVVLAGSDDNGRHHWWHAYRGLLSSAYSDFISLESQASVMRTLENSVVPGLLQTPEYAREVTRAAMGGAPDGEVDALVEVRLARQDVLRSNPPLRLSAVLDEAALRRTVGGPEVMARQLDHLREAAQLPHVRIQVLPFGVGAHVGATGPFVIFSFPSTSDLDVVVLDHLTSSLYLERKEDLQAYSEAFDSLQVHALSPEETLDFIAGAAHGA comes from the coding sequence ATGCAGTACGGTCCCGCTGTGCGCCGCCGGAAACTCGGTGCCGAACTGCGTGCCCTGCGTGCCCGTGCGGGCCTCAAGAGCGGCGAGGCCGCCCGGCTCGTCGGCTGGCACCAGTCGAAGGTGAGCCGGATCGAGACCGGCCGCAGCGGAGTCAAGCCCGCGGACGTGGAGCGGCTCCTCGACGCCTACGAGGTCCGGGACGCGGAACTGCGCGAGTTGCTCGTGGTGCTGGCGGGCTCCGACGACAACGGCCGGCACCACTGGTGGCACGCCTACCGGGGTCTTCTGTCGTCCGCCTACAGCGACTTCATCAGCCTGGAGTCGCAGGCCAGCGTGATGCGTACGCTGGAGAACTCCGTCGTGCCCGGGCTGCTGCAGACGCCGGAGTACGCCCGCGAGGTGACCCGGGCGGCCATGGGCGGGGCGCCGGACGGCGAGGTCGACGCGCTGGTGGAGGTGCGCCTCGCCCGTCAGGACGTACTGCGTTCGAATCCACCGCTCCGACTGAGTGCGGTACTCGACGAGGCGGCCCTACGACGAACGGTCGGCGGACCGGAGGTCATGGCACGGCAGTTGGACCACCTCAGAGAGGCCGCGCAACTCCCTCACGTGCGGATTCAGGTGCTGCCGTTCGGAGTTGGAGCTCATGTCGGCGCCACAGGGCCCTTTGTTATTTTTTCGTTTCCGAGCACATCTGATCTGGATGTGGTTGTTCTAGACCACTTGACGAGTAGCCTCTATCTCGAACGGAAAGAAGACCTCCAGGCCTACAGCGAGGCCTTCGACTCCCTTCAGGTCCACGCCCTTTCGCCCGAGGAAACGTTGGATTTCATCGCCGGTGCAGCTCACGGCGCATAA
- a CDS encoding C40 family peptidase gives MTALNRVPSLFSRAGTASALTIAAVGGGIVAPGFTSGAEAATPATKALQVAASKKGSPYKYGAVGPKRFDCSGLTLYSFKKAGKSLPRTAAAQYNKTNHVSASNRKQGDLVFFHSGRNVYHVGIYAGKGRIWHSPKTGEVVKLQKIWTKSVWYGRVR, from the coding sequence ATGACTGCGCTCAATCGTGTCCCGTCGCTGTTCAGCAGGGCCGGTACCGCATCGGCTCTCACCATCGCCGCTGTCGGCGGCGGCATCGTGGCCCCCGGATTCACGTCCGGCGCTGAAGCGGCCACACCCGCGACGAAGGCACTCCAGGTGGCGGCCTCCAAGAAGGGCTCCCCGTACAAGTACGGAGCCGTGGGGCCCAAGCGCTTCGACTGCTCCGGCCTCACGCTCTACTCGTTCAAGAAGGCGGGCAAGTCCCTGCCGCGTACGGCCGCCGCGCAGTACAACAAGACGAACCATGTCTCCGCTTCGAACCGCAAGCAGGGAGACCTGGTCTTCTTCCACTCGGGCCGGAACGTCTACCACGTCGGCATCTACGCCGGGAAGGGACGGATCTGGCACTCCCCGAAGACCGGGGAAGTGGTGAAGCTCCAGAAGATCTGGACGAAGAGCGTCTGGTACGGCCGGGTCAGGTGA
- a CDS encoding urease accessory protein UreF codes for MSRAALLVLADGRFPAGGHAHSGGAEAAVKAGRITGAGSLEEFCRGRLHTAGLVSASLAAAAALGLDPVELDSAADARTPSLALRVAARKLGRQLMRAARATWPSAELDALAREFPKGAHQPVVLGLAARAAGLGAEDAAYCAVYESVSGPASATVRLLSLDPFDATGVLARLAPELDVVAREAGLAARSALESGVGVLPAASAPVLEISAEVHAAWAVRLFAS; via the coding sequence ATGTCGCGTGCTGCGTTGCTTGTACTGGCCGACGGTCGGTTTCCCGCCGGAGGGCATGCCCACTCCGGTGGCGCCGAGGCGGCGGTCAAGGCCGGGCGGATCACCGGGGCGGGGAGTCTGGAGGAGTTCTGCCGAGGGCGGCTGCACACGGCGGGGCTGGTGTCGGCCTCGCTCGCCGCGGCCGCCGCCCTCGGGCTCGATCCGGTGGAACTGGACAGTGCCGCGGACGCACGTACGCCGTCCCTCGCCCTGCGGGTCGCCGCCCGGAAGCTCGGGCGGCAGTTGATGCGGGCCGCTCGGGCGACGTGGCCCTCCGCCGAACTCGACGCGCTGGCACGGGAGTTCCCCAAGGGGGCCCATCAGCCGGTCGTTCTCGGGCTGGCTGCCCGGGCCGCGGGGCTCGGCGCGGAGGATGCCGCGTACTGCGCTGTGTACGAGAGTGTCAGTGGGCCGGCGAGTGCGACGGTGCGGTTGCTGAGTCTTGATCCGTTCGATGCGACCGGGGTGTTGGCTCGGTTGGCTCCTGAACTCGATGTGGTTGCGCGGGAGGCGGGTTTGGCGGCGCGGAGTGCGTTGGAGAGTGGGGTCGGGGTGTTGCCTGCGGCTTCCGCGCCAGTGTTGGAGATCAGTGCGGAGGTGCATGCTGCTTGGGCTGTGCGGCTGTTTGCCTCGTAG
- the ureG gene encoding urease accessory protein UreG gives MHLDHLHTHDGPPAVSADAHRPDGRRRALRIGLGGPVGSGKTATVAALCRVLRDELSLAVVTNDIYTREDAEFLLREAVLPPERITAVETGACPHTAIRDDISANLEAVEDLEDEVGPLDLVLVESGGDNLTATFSKGLVDAQIFVIDVAGGDDIPRKGGPGVTTADLLVVNKTDLAPYVGSDLGRMAADAKAQRAELPVVFQSLRAEDGVKDVAAWVRGQLAAWTA, from the coding sequence ATGCACCTCGATCACCTTCACACCCATGACGGCCCTCCGGCCGTAAGCGCCGACGCCCACCGGCCCGACGGGCGGCGGCGAGCGTTGCGGATCGGGCTCGGGGGGCCCGTCGGGTCCGGGAAGACCGCGACTGTGGCGGCGCTCTGTCGGGTTCTGCGGGATGAGTTGTCGTTGGCCGTTGTCACCAATGACATCTATACGCGCGAGGACGCCGAGTTCCTGTTGCGGGAGGCCGTGTTGCCGCCCGAGCGGATCACCGCCGTGGAGACCGGGGCCTGTCCGCACACGGCGATCCGTGACGACATCTCCGCGAATCTCGAAGCCGTCGAGGACCTGGAGGATGAGGTCGGGCCCCTGGACCTCGTTCTTGTCGAGTCGGGGGGTGACAACCTCACCGCCACCTTCAGCAAAGGGCTTGTCGACGCTCAGATCTTCGTGATCGATGTCGCGGGTGGGGACGACATTCCGCGTAAGGGTGGGCCCGGGGTCACCACCGCCGACCTGCTCGTCGTCAACAAGACCGATCTCGCTCCGTACGTCGGTTCCGACCTCGGGCGGATGGCCGCCGACGCCAAGGCGCAGCGGGCCGAACTGCCGGTGGTGTTCCAGTCGTTGCGGGCCGAGGACGGGGTGAAGGACGTCGCCGCATGGGTGCGGGGGCAGCTCGCCGCGTGGACGGCATGA
- a CDS encoding TetR/AcrR family transcriptional regulator has translation MARVSQEHLDARRRQILDGAARSFARNGFHATSMQDVLKEVDLSAGAVYRYFSGKDELIAAIVTEVLGGIREAFEEAARQTPPPPPDVLVGQVMTQVLGLGGGEAKHGLAWDGDASFPRLMIQVWTETLRDGELSRVLREGFGTVREAWVKVVEGYQEAGVMRADIPADHVARTMIATAQGFAAQQALFGSAPVEVIQDGLRALMSMEQPR, from the coding sequence ATGGCCCGCGTATCCCAGGAACACCTCGACGCCCGTCGCCGCCAGATCCTCGACGGCGCGGCCCGCAGCTTCGCCCGCAACGGGTTCCATGCCACGTCGATGCAGGACGTGCTGAAGGAGGTGGACCTCTCGGCGGGCGCGGTCTACCGCTACTTCAGCGGCAAGGACGAGCTGATCGCGGCCATCGTCACCGAGGTCCTCGGAGGTATTCGCGAGGCCTTCGAAGAGGCCGCCCGGCAGACTCCGCCCCCGCCGCCCGACGTACTCGTGGGCCAGGTCATGACCCAGGTGCTCGGCCTCGGGGGCGGCGAGGCGAAGCACGGGCTGGCGTGGGACGGGGATGCCTCCTTCCCCCGGCTGATGATCCAGGTCTGGACGGAGACACTCCGTGACGGCGAGCTGTCGCGGGTGCTGCGCGAGGGCTTCGGCACCGTGCGCGAGGCCTGGGTGAAGGTAGTCGAGGGCTACCAGGAGGCCGGGGTGATGCGGGCGGACATTCCCGCCGACCACGTCGCCAGGACCATGATCGCCACCGCGCAGGGGTTCGCCGCCCAGCAGGCGCTCTTCGGCTCGGCGCCCGTAGAGGTGATCCAGGACGGTCTGCGGGCGCTGATGAGCATGGAGCAGCCACGCTGA
- a CDS encoding urease subunit beta yields MIPGEILFADGPVAFNEGLEVTRLTVLNAADRPVQVGSHYHFAEANPGLDFDRAAARGKRLNVAAGTAVRFEPGIPVDVELVPLTGARVVPGLRGETGGALDA; encoded by the coding sequence ATGATTCCCGGAGAGATCCTGTTCGCCGACGGACCCGTCGCCTTCAACGAAGGCCTTGAGGTCACCCGGCTCACCGTCCTCAACGCCGCCGACCGGCCCGTGCAGGTCGGCTCCCACTACCACTTCGCCGAGGCCAACCCCGGACTGGACTTCGACCGCGCCGCCGCGCGCGGCAAGCGGCTCAACGTCGCCGCCGGCACCGCCGTGCGCTTCGAGCCCGGGATCCCCGTCGACGTCGAACTCGTTCCGCTCACCGGCGCCCGTGTCGTGCCCGGCCTGCGCGGCGAGACCGGAGGTGCCCTCGATGCCTGA
- a CDS encoding ABC transporter permease, with protein MSATSATHTGTASPHSPQSSQAPQQPVTSSHGRHVVAVVVLVPVLVALALWAFAWPAARTAPRDLPLGVAGPATAVAQVEKQLGEHEGAFEIHHYADEAAARDAIEDRTVYGAVVVTAQGPKLLTASAASPLVAQLLQQSVTQQAGGAQVRTVDVVPAAENDPRGSALTSSVLPLTLAGIAAGAVVTLLGLRGRRAIAALVGASALVGLVAAALAGSWLGALTGNWWAQAGALGLATLAVGAAVAGLAALLGTPGIGLGAFVVMMLGNPFSGAATAPEMLPDPVGTIGQWLPPGAGASLLRSISFFDGAAASGPALTLTWWAALGLGAVLLGSALKRRKENTGSAAAEREPAPTN; from the coding sequence ATGTCCGCGACATCCGCTACGCACACCGGGACCGCGTCACCACACTCGCCCCAGTCGTCACAGGCGCCGCAGCAGCCGGTCACGTCGTCGCACGGGCGCCATGTCGTCGCCGTCGTCGTACTGGTGCCCGTGCTGGTGGCCCTCGCCCTGTGGGCCTTCGCCTGGCCCGCGGCCCGCACCGCGCCGCGCGATCTGCCACTCGGCGTGGCGGGCCCCGCGACTGCGGTCGCCCAGGTCGAGAAGCAGCTCGGAGAACACGAGGGCGCCTTCGAGATCCACCACTACGCCGACGAGGCCGCCGCCCGGGACGCCATCGAGGACCGGACCGTATACGGCGCGGTCGTCGTCACCGCGCAGGGGCCGAAGCTGCTGACCGCCTCGGCCGCGAGCCCGCTGGTGGCCCAGTTGCTCCAGCAGTCGGTGACCCAGCAGGCGGGCGGCGCCCAGGTGCGTACCGTCGACGTCGTACCGGCCGCCGAGAACGACCCGCGCGGCTCGGCCCTGACGTCGAGCGTGCTGCCGCTGACGCTGGCGGGCATCGCCGCGGGAGCCGTCGTGACCCTGCTCGGGCTGCGCGGGCGGCGCGCGATCGCCGCTCTGGTCGGTGCGTCCGCGCTCGTCGGCCTGGTGGCGGCCGCGCTCGCCGGCAGCTGGCTCGGCGCGCTCACCGGGAACTGGTGGGCCCAGGCGGGCGCTCTGGGCCTGGCCACGCTGGCGGTCGGCGCAGCGGTCGCGGGCCTTGCGGCCCTGCTGGGCACGCCCGGCATCGGCCTGGGCGCGTTCGTCGTGATGATGCTCGGCAACCCGTTCTCGGGCGCCGCCACGGCACCCGAGATGCTGCCCGACCCGGTCGGGACGATCGGCCAGTGGCTCCCACCTGGCGCCGGCGCCTCCCTGCTCCGCTCGATCTCGTTCTTCGACGGAGCCGCCGCATCCGGCCCGGCCCTCACCCTGACCTGGTGGGCCGCACTGGGACTCGGCGCAGTCCTCCTCGGCAGCGCGCTCAAGCGCCGCAAGGAGAACACCGGGTCGGCAGCCGCAGAACGCGAGCCCGCACCGACGAACTGA
- a CDS encoding ATP-dependent Clp protease proteolytic subunit, with product MTRPSARYVLPEFTERTSSGSRTMDPYSKLLEERIVFLGTPIDDVSANDVMAQFMHLEYQAPDRDISLYINSPGGSFSAMTAVYDTMQFVSCEVETICLGQAASAAAVLLAAGTPGKRHALPGARVLIHQPSFSEPVQGQASDLAIQADELMRTRGQLEEMLARHTGQSRERIGADIERDKILDAQAALEYGLIDRIVSSRKSTQSARGAR from the coding sequence ATGACCCGACCGTCCGCCCGCTATGTCCTGCCCGAGTTCACCGAGCGCACCAGCTCGGGGAGCCGGACCATGGACCCGTACTCGAAGCTGCTGGAAGAGCGGATCGTGTTCCTCGGGACGCCGATCGACGACGTCTCGGCGAACGACGTGATGGCGCAGTTCATGCACCTCGAGTACCAGGCACCCGACAGGGACATCTCGCTCTACATCAACTCCCCCGGCGGCTCGTTCAGTGCGATGACGGCCGTCTACGACACGATGCAGTTCGTCAGCTGCGAGGTGGAGACCATCTGCCTGGGGCAGGCGGCGTCGGCCGCGGCGGTGCTGCTGGCGGCCGGCACACCGGGCAAGCGGCACGCGCTGCCGGGCGCCCGCGTGCTGATCCACCAGCCGTCGTTCTCCGAGCCCGTCCAGGGACAGGCGTCCGACCTGGCCATTCAGGCCGACGAGTTGATGCGTACCCGTGGGCAGCTGGAGGAGATGCTCGCCCGGCACACGGGTCAGAGCCGGGAGCGGATCGGCGCGGACATCGAGCGGGACAAGATCCTGGACGCGCAGGCGGCGCTGGAGTACGGACTGATCGACCGGATCGTCTCGAGCCGGAAGTCCACCCAGAGCGCACGCGGCGCGAGGTGA
- a CDS encoding ATP-binding protein codes for MADHQEASVTLPSDPASVYAARTYVTDVLAEWGLPSDTEAADTVRLIVSELATNAVQHTFGQSPTFTVDIELDRDEQLRIGVTDSHPRFPKRLPAAVQQDNGRGMVIVRWLTVECGGKLTVRPTREGGKTVSIMLPWTAPVQPARAD; via the coding sequence ATGGCAGACCACCAGGAAGCATCCGTCACTCTGCCGAGCGATCCCGCCTCGGTCTACGCCGCCCGCACGTACGTCACCGACGTGCTGGCCGAATGGGGACTTCCATCCGACACGGAGGCGGCCGACACGGTCCGGCTCATCGTCTCGGAGCTCGCGACCAACGCCGTACAGCACACGTTCGGGCAGTCGCCCACCTTCACGGTGGACATCGAACTCGACCGCGACGAACAACTGCGCATCGGCGTGACCGACAGCCACCCGCGCTTCCCGAAACGTCTGCCCGCGGCCGTCCAGCAGGACAACGGCCGCGGCATGGTGATCGTCCGCTGGCTGACGGTCGAGTGCGGCGGCAAGCTGACGGTCCGGCCCACCAGAGAGGGCGGCAAGACGGTCTCGATCATGCTGCCCTGGACGGCACCGGTACAGCCCGCGAGAGCCGACTGA